Genomic segment of Gloeocapsa sp. PCC 7428:
TGCTGGCGTTGCCTCTGCTTGGGGTATTCTATTATCTCCTGCTGTGGGTGCATTACTCATGAGTCTTTCTACGGTGATTGTGGCAGTTAATGCGGTACTATTGCGCCGCGCGAAACTGGCTTAATCGATAATTTTGATACTGAGAAAATTATCTTTACCTATCAATCTTACCCAACTAGGAAAATTTAATATGAAATCTAAATCTGACATGATGCCTTATATCCGCTTACTAATCGCGCTATCGATTTCTTACGTTGTCATGGCTATCATCATGCTTTCGCGGGTTAATGTGTGGAGCAATGTGTTTCTCAGTCTTAACCAGATATATATGGCAGGACTCATGGTAGCGCCGATGTCGATCATCATGCTCACGGTGATGGGATCGATGATGTATCAA
This window contains:
- a CDS encoding DUF305 domain-containing protein; the encoded protein is MILRKLSLPINLTQLGKFNMKSKSDMMPYIRLLIALSISYVVMAIIMLSRVNVWSNVFLSLNQIYMAGLMVAPMSIIMLTVMGSMMYQNKRLNIVLLVVGTALIGLFWMLVRTQAGVGNQQFLRSMIPHHAAAILVCEQASITDQRIQQLCEEIVATQEQEIRVMKALMQ